One Hippoglossus stenolepis isolate QCI-W04-F060 chromosome 9, HSTE1.2, whole genome shotgun sequence genomic region harbors:
- the ube2d4 gene encoding ubiquitin-conjugating enzyme E2 D4 isoform X2 — MGPGDSPYQGGVFFLTIHFPTDYPFKPPKVAFTTKIYHPNINSNGSICLDILRSQWSPALTVSKVLLSICSLLCDPNPDDPLVPEIAHTYKADREKYNKLAREWTQKYAM, encoded by the exons ATGGGACCG GGTGACAGCCCATATCAGGGCGGAGTGTTTTTCCTCACCATCCACTTCCCTACAGATTACCCCTTCAAACCACCCAAA GTTGCATTCACCACAAAAATTTACCATCCTAATATCAACAGCAATGGAAGTATTTGTCTGGATATACTGAGATCACAATGGTCACCTGCACTTACAGTATCAAAAG TTTTATTGTCAATCTGCTCTCTTCTTTGTGATCCGAACCCGGATGACCCACTGGTACCAGAGATTGCCCACACATACAAGGCTGACAGGGAAAA GTACAACAAATTAGCGAGAGAATGGACACAGAAGTATGCAATGTGA
- the ube2d4 gene encoding ubiquitin-conjugating enzyme E2 D4 isoform X1 translates to MALKRIQKELSDLQRDPPAQCSAGPVGEDLFHWQATIMGPGDSPYQGGVFFLTIHFPTDYPFKPPKVAFTTKIYHPNINSNGSICLDILRSQWSPALTVSKVLLSICSLLCDPNPDDPLVPEIAHTYKADREKYNKLAREWTQKYAM, encoded by the exons ATGGCGTTGAAAAGAATACAGAAG GAACTGTCAGATCTGCAGCGGGACCCACCTGCGCAGTGCTCTGCTGGACCAGTCGGAGAGGATT TGTTTCATTGGCAGGCAACAATAATGGGACCG GGTGACAGCCCATATCAGGGCGGAGTGTTTTTCCTCACCATCCACTTCCCTACAGATTACCCCTTCAAACCACCCAAA GTTGCATTCACCACAAAAATTTACCATCCTAATATCAACAGCAATGGAAGTATTTGTCTGGATATACTGAGATCACAATGGTCACCTGCACTTACAGTATCAAAAG TTTTATTGTCAATCTGCTCTCTTCTTTGTGATCCGAACCCGGATGACCCACTGGTACCAGAGATTGCCCACACATACAAGGCTGACAGGGAAAA GTACAACAAATTAGCGAGAGAATGGACACAGAAGTATGCAATGTGA